The Lactuca sativa cultivar Salinas chromosome 2, Lsat_Salinas_v11, whole genome shotgun sequence genome includes a window with the following:
- the LOC111916047 gene encoding microtubule-destabilizing protein 60 isoform X3 — protein METPRIKTSHKYVKNTSYSSDAVRSPTRPVKSDPSSLPIKTKTSVITTKTSIKENMKPEYVKFQTLAKENTKSMEVKLQTKERAVKRAFFNYSIATKLYLMEQQKRQIEKIQKMIEEEEVRMLRKEMIPRAQLMPLFDRPFFPRRSTTPTKAAKKSSSQETHRNSFSCAQEFYNFRENEAR, from the exons ATGGAAACCCCTAGAATAAAAACTTCTCACAAG TATGTGAAGAATACTTCTTACAGCAGTGATGCTGTTCGTTCACCAACAAGACCTGTGAAATCCGACCCCTCTTCGCTTCCCATCAAAACAAAAACTTCG GTTATCACAACAAAGAcatcaataaaagaaaatatgaaGCCTGAGTATGTCAAGTTCCAAACACTAGCGAAAGAAAACACCAAATCCATGGAAGTCAAACTCCAAACGAAGGAAAGAGCAGTCAAACGTGCTTTCTTTAACTACTCG ATTGCAACCAAGCTCTATCTTATGGAGCAACAAAAGAGGCAAATAGAGAAGATACAGAAG ATGATCGAGGAAGAAGAGGTTCGAATGTTAAGAAAGGAGATGATCCCTCGAGCTCAGTTGATGCCTCTATTTGATAGGCCTTTCTTTCCACGAAG ATCTACAACTCCTACAAAAGCTGCGAAAAAGTCAAGTTCTCAAGAAACGCATAGAAACAGCTTCTCTTGTGCGCAAGAATTCTACAATTTCAGAGAAAATGAAGCGCGTTGA
- the LOC111916047 gene encoding uncharacterized protein LOC111916047 isoform X1 has product METPRIKTSHKYVKNTSYSSDAVRSPTRPVKSDPSSLPIKTKTSVITTKTSIKENMKPEYVKFQTLAKENTKSMEVKLQTKERAVKRAFFNYSIATKLYLMEQQKRQIEKIQKMIEEEEVRMLRKEMIPRAQLMPLFDRPFFPRRLPVNTNKSLTDLLAIFFDYLISFLFTDLQLLQKLRKSQVLKKRIETASLVRKNSTISEKMKRVDHHHQSLIV; this is encoded by the exons ATGGAAACCCCTAGAATAAAAACTTCTCACAAG TATGTGAAGAATACTTCTTACAGCAGTGATGCTGTTCGTTCACCAACAAGACCTGTGAAATCCGACCCCTCTTCGCTTCCCATCAAAACAAAAACTTCG GTTATCACAACAAAGAcatcaataaaagaaaatatgaaGCCTGAGTATGTCAAGTTCCAAACACTAGCGAAAGAAAACACCAAATCCATGGAAGTCAAACTCCAAACGAAGGAAAGAGCAGTCAAACGTGCTTTCTTTAACTACTCG ATTGCAACCAAGCTCTATCTTATGGAGCAACAAAAGAGGCAAATAGAGAAGATACAGAAG ATGATCGAGGAAGAAGAGGTTCGAATGTTAAGAAAGGAGATGATCCCTCGAGCTCAGTTGATGCCTCTATTTGATAGGCCTTTCTTTCCACGAAGGTTACCAGTAAATACTAACAAATCTCTTACTGATCTTCTCGCAATCTTCTTCGACTACTTAATTTCTTTCCTTTTTACAGATCTACAACTCCTACAAAAGCTGCGAAAAAGTCAAGTTCTCAAGAAACGCATAGAAACAGCTTCTCTTGTGCGCAAGAATTCTACAATTTCAGAGAAAATGAAGCGCGTTGATCACCACCATCAATCATTGATCGTGTAG
- the LOC111916047 gene encoding uncharacterized protein LOC111916047 isoform X4 codes for METPRIKTSHKYVKNTSYSSDAVRSPTRPVKSDPSSLPIKTKTSVITTKTSIKENMKPEYVKFQTLAKENTKSMEVKLQTKERAVKRAFFNYSIATKLYLMEQQKRQIEKIQKMIEEEEVRMLRKEMIPRAQLMPLFDRPFFPRRLPIYNSYKSCEKVKFSRNA; via the exons ATGGAAACCCCTAGAATAAAAACTTCTCACAAG TATGTGAAGAATACTTCTTACAGCAGTGATGCTGTTCGTTCACCAACAAGACCTGTGAAATCCGACCCCTCTTCGCTTCCCATCAAAACAAAAACTTCG GTTATCACAACAAAGAcatcaataaaagaaaatatgaaGCCTGAGTATGTCAAGTTCCAAACACTAGCGAAAGAAAACACCAAATCCATGGAAGTCAAACTCCAAACGAAGGAAAGAGCAGTCAAACGTGCTTTCTTTAACTACTCG ATTGCAACCAAGCTCTATCTTATGGAGCAACAAAAGAGGCAAATAGAGAAGATACAGAAG ATGATCGAGGAAGAAGAGGTTCGAATGTTAAGAAAGGAGATGATCCCTCGAGCTCAGTTGATGCCTCTATTTGATAGGCCTTTCTTTCCACGAAGGTTACCA ATCTACAACTCCTACAAAAGCTGCGAAAAAGTCAAGTTCTCAAGAAACGCATAG
- the LOC111916047 gene encoding uncharacterized protein LOC111916047 isoform X2: METPRIKTSHKNTSYSSDAVRSPTRPVKSDPSSLPIKTKTSVITTKTSIKENMKPEYVKFQTLAKENTKSMEVKLQTKERAVKRAFFNYSIATKLYLMEQQKRQIEKIQKMIEEEEVRMLRKEMIPRAQLMPLFDRPFFPRRLPVNTNKSLTDLLAIFFDYLISFLFTDLQLLQKLRKSQVLKKRIETASLVRKNSTISEKMKRVDHHHQSLIV; the protein is encoded by the exons ATGGAAACCCCTAGAATAAAAACTTCTCACAAG AATACTTCTTACAGCAGTGATGCTGTTCGTTCACCAACAAGACCTGTGAAATCCGACCCCTCTTCGCTTCCCATCAAAACAAAAACTTCG GTTATCACAACAAAGAcatcaataaaagaaaatatgaaGCCTGAGTATGTCAAGTTCCAAACACTAGCGAAAGAAAACACCAAATCCATGGAAGTCAAACTCCAAACGAAGGAAAGAGCAGTCAAACGTGCTTTCTTTAACTACTCG ATTGCAACCAAGCTCTATCTTATGGAGCAACAAAAGAGGCAAATAGAGAAGATACAGAAG ATGATCGAGGAAGAAGAGGTTCGAATGTTAAGAAAGGAGATGATCCCTCGAGCTCAGTTGATGCCTCTATTTGATAGGCCTTTCTTTCCACGAAGGTTACCAGTAAATACTAACAAATCTCTTACTGATCTTCTCGCAATCTTCTTCGACTACTTAATTTCTTTCCTTTTTACAGATCTACAACTCCTACAAAAGCTGCGAAAAAGTCAAGTTCTCAAGAAACGCATAGAAACAGCTTCTCTTGTGCGCAAGAATTCTACAATTTCAGAGAAAATGAAGCGCGTTGATCACCACCATCAATCATTGATCGTGTAG
- the LOC111916045 gene encoding transmembrane 9 superfamily member 2, with protein sequence MGKKMSVVRWLLVALLVAFSIEEVQSDASDHKYKSGDEVPIYANKVGPFHNPSETYRYFDLPFCLPDHLKEKPEALGEVLNGDRLVSAPYKLPFMVEKESETVCRKKLTKQEVLKFRSAVAKDYYFQMYYDDLPFWGFLGKVEKDKNDPSEERFYLFKHLHFEILYNKDRVIEINAKADPNAVVDLTEDKEVEVEFMYTVRWKETNIPFENRMEKYSQSSSQPHHLEIHWFSIINSCVTVLLLTGFLATILMRVLKNDFVKYAHDEEAADDQEETGWKYIHGDVFRYPKYKSLFAAALGSGTQLFALALFIFILALVGVFYPYNRGALFTALVVIYALTSGIAGYTASSFYHQLEGSNWVRNLLLTGCLFCGPLFLTFCFLNTVAIAYTATAALPFGTIVVIVLIWSLVTSPLLVLGGIAGKNSKAEFQAPVRTTKYPREIPPLPWYRKTIPQMAMAGFLPFSAIYIELYYIFASVWGHRIYTIYSILFIVFIILLIVTAFITVALTYFQLAAEDHEWWWRSFLCGGSTGVFIYGYCLYYYYERSDMSGFMQTSFFFGYMACICYGFFLMLGMIGFRAALFFVRHIYRSIKCE encoded by the exons ATGGGGAAGAAAATGTCGGTGGTACGGTGGTTGCTGGTGGCGCTACTAGTGGCTTTTAGCATTGAAGAAGTTCAATCGGATGCCTCAGATCACAAATACAAATCTGGTGATGAAGTCCCAATTTACGCCAATAAAGTCGGTCCTTTCCATAACCCTAG TGAAACATACCGCTATTTTGATCTACCCTTCTGTTTACCAG ATCATTTAAAGGAGAAGCCAGAAGCTCTTGGTGAAGTACTGAATGGAGACAGATTAGTCAGTGCCCCTTATAAGCTTCCATTTATGGTTGAAAAAGAGTCAGAAACTGTTTGCAgaaaaaaactaacaaaacaGGAAGTATTGAAATTCCGAAGTGCTGTTGCCAAGGACTATTATTTCCAAATGTACTATGACGACTTGCCTTTCTGGGGCTTTCTAGGGAAAGTTGAAAAAGACAAAAATGACCCTAGCGAGGAAAGATTTTACCTTTTTAAACATCTTCACTTTGAGATCCTCTACAACAAAGATCGTGTCATAGAAATAAACGCGAAAGCTGATCCTAATGCTGTGGTGGATCTCACTGAAGACAAAGAAGTTGAGGTGGAGTTTATGTATACAGTCAGATGGAAAGAAACAAATATTCCTTTTGAGAATAGAATGGAGAAATACTCTCAATCTTCTTCACAACCACATCATTTGGAGATTCATTGGTTTTCAATTATCAATTCATGTGTCACAGTTCTCCTCTTAACCGGTTTTCTTGCCACTATTCTAATGCGTGTCCTCAAGAATGACTTTGTTAA GTATGCTCATGATGAAGAGGCAGCTGATGATCAAGAGGAGACTGGGTGGAAGTACATTCATGGTGATGTGTTTAGGTACCCAAAGTACAAGTCTTTGTTTGCTGCTGCCCTTGGTTCTGGAACCCAGCTATTTGCTCT aGCACTTTTTATCTTCATACTCGCACTTGTTGGTGTATTTTATCCATACAATCGAGGAGCTCTTTTCACTGCACTCGTTGTCATATACGCGCTTACATCTGGAATCGCAGGCTACACTGCATCCTCTTTCTACCACCAGCTAGAAGGAAGCAACTGG GTAAGGAACCTACTGTTAACCGGATGCCTCTTCTGTGGGCCCCTCTTTCTAACCTTCTGCTTCCTAAACACGGTTGCAATCGCATACACAGCCACAGCTGCACTACCCTTTGGGACAATTGTAGTGATTGTTTTAATATGGAGTTTGGTGACATCACCATTACTTGTTCTCGGGGGCATTGCTGGAAAAAACAGCAAAGCTGAGTTCCAAGCTCCTGTTCGCACCACAAAGTATCCCAGAGAGATTCCACCTCTCCCATGGTACAGAAAAACCATCCCTCAAATGGCCATGGCTGGCTTTCTCCCTTTTAGTGCTATCTACATTGAGCTTTACTACATCTTCGCCAGTGTGTGGGGCCACAGGATTTACACCATTTACAGCATCTTATTTATTGTTTTCATCATTCTCTTGATTGTCACTGCCTTCATCACTGTTGCTTTGACTTACTTCCAACTTGCTGCTGAGGATCATGAATGGTGGTGGAG GTCTTTCCTATGTGGAGGGTCAACGGGTGTTTTCATATACGGGTATTGCTTGTATTACTACTATGAAAGATCAGACATGTCTGGATTCATGCAGACCTCTTTCTTCTTCGGTTACATGGCTTGCATTTGTTACGGCTTCTTTCTCATGCTCGGCATGATTGGTTTCCGTGCCGCCCTTTTCTTTGTTCGCCACATTTACCGCTCAATTAAGTGTGAATAG